Proteins encoded in a region of the bacterium genome:
- a CDS encoding TAT-variant-translocated molybdopterin oxidoreductase: MSQKTTLTQNGKEYWRSLDQLADTPEFKEFVQREFPEQASEMSNPVTRRTFLSLMGASIALAGLAGCRRPVEKIIPYVIKPEEIIPGVAEYFATVMPFGTGAYGVVAKSHEGRPTKVEGNEKHPSSLGATNAYATASVLNLYDPDRSAYVLNKGNQKLWNDFVAAWRELFAKYTANKGEGLAIVSESFASPTMARLQAEFTKAFPKATWTSYEAVSDENIYAGIEGVTGNKLQPVYNYGKAGVILSLDADFLHMESDNITASRGFADGRRMKDENDTMNRLYVVESMFTLTGGMADHRLRLQSRQIGAFTVALAKALGVDTMGINADTSVLDEKANAWIAAVAKDLTNNKSKSLIVAGRRQPAAVHALVFAINSALGNVGTTVQYHAAKDMMMSNRSGLAELTKSLSDGKVSTLVMLGGNPVYNAPADLKFAEAMKKAEHTIHFNGYVDETGSNGVEWHIPASHFLEAWGDVRSANGTVSAIQPLIDPLYATHSDIEVLYLLTTGKEARGYDIVRETWKTLFAKGLDFEKAWRLALHDGVVGDTATAPVTVKMDAKAASAFVAKNALPSGSADANNLEIVFYASSATFDGRFANNGWLQELPDPVTKITWDNAAIMSHKTAEALKVKNILGEGKNHQPMIRLKYQGQTLELPVWVQPGHADYSIAVALGYGRQSAGRVGNGVGADTYALRTSAAMDFDLGLTAEKLSKTYLIATVQDHGGFDTDALADNEIQRRIPTIIREATIEEYKKDPNFITSGRTPGEKELYGKDGKPISIMNMHEYGPERFEKGEWNKKYQWGMSIDLNACTGCNACMIACQSENNIPVVGKEEVAKGREMHWIRLDRYYIGKDVNEPEMQFQPIACQHCETAPCEQVCPVAATVHDSEGLNVMVYNRCVGTRYCANNCPYKVRRFNFLEFHAGTSGFMESKPIESLKLGKNPDVTVRMRGVMEKCTYCVQRISGARIAAKKEDRDIRDGEVVTACQQSCPTGAIVFGNINDPESKVSKMKAMNRKYEVLAELNVRPRTSFLAKLKNPNPELTKNA; this comes from the coding sequence ATGAGCCAAAAGACTACACTTACACAAAACGGTAAAGAATACTGGCGCAGCCTGGATCAGCTCGCCGACACGCCCGAATTTAAAGAATTCGTGCAGCGTGAATTTCCGGAGCAAGCTTCGGAAATGAGTAATCCGGTTACGCGCCGTACTTTCTTAAGCCTCATGGGCGCTTCGATCGCCCTTGCCGGTCTCGCGGGTTGCCGCCGTCCGGTCGAAAAAATTATTCCTTATGTTATTAAACCCGAAGAGATCATTCCCGGCGTAGCTGAATATTTCGCCACGGTCATGCCTTTCGGTACCGGCGCCTACGGTGTTGTGGCCAAAAGCCATGAAGGGCGTCCGACCAAGGTCGAAGGTAATGAAAAACATCCTTCGTCCCTCGGCGCGACCAATGCCTATGCTACGGCTTCCGTACTCAATCTCTATGATCCCGACCGTTCAGCATATGTGCTGAATAAAGGCAATCAGAAATTATGGAATGATTTCGTAGCCGCATGGCGTGAACTTTTTGCGAAGTACACGGCCAATAAGGGCGAAGGTCTCGCGATCGTATCCGAATCGTTTGCCTCGCCGACGATGGCGCGCTTGCAGGCCGAATTTACGAAGGCATTTCCTAAAGCGACCTGGACTTCTTACGAAGCCGTCAGCGATGAAAATATCTATGCCGGTATTGAAGGTGTTACAGGTAACAAACTCCAACCGGTGTACAATTACGGTAAGGCCGGTGTGATTCTTTCGCTGGATGCCGACTTCCTGCATATGGAATCGGATAATATCACCGCATCACGGGGATTTGCCGATGGCCGTCGCATGAAAGACGAAAACGATACGATGAATCGTTTGTATGTCGTCGAAAGCATGTTTACCCTCACGGGTGGTATGGCGGATCATCGTCTGCGTCTTCAGAGCCGTCAGATCGGTGCTTTCACCGTTGCATTAGCTAAAGCTTTGGGCGTAGATACTATGGGTATCAATGCCGACACTTCCGTATTGGATGAAAAAGCCAATGCGTGGATTGCTGCGGTCGCTAAAGATCTGACAAATAATAAATCGAAGTCGCTTATTGTCGCAGGTCGTCGTCAGCCGGCTGCCGTGCATGCCCTGGTTTTCGCGATCAATAGTGCACTGGGCAATGTCGGAACGACCGTGCAGTATCATGCTGCAAAAGATATGATGATGTCAAACCGTTCCGGTTTAGCCGAACTGACCAAATCCTTGAGCGATGGCAAAGTATCCACCCTCGTCATGTTGGGCGGTAATCCGGTGTACAATGCTCCGGCCGATCTCAAGTTTGCGGAGGCGATGAAAAAAGCAGAGCATACCATTCACTTCAACGGCTACGTGGATGAAACCGGTTCCAACGGTGTCGAATGGCATATCCCCGCAAGCCACTTCCTCGAAGCATGGGGTGATGTGCGTTCTGCTAACGGTACGGTCAGCGCGATTCAGCCTTTGATTGATCCGTTGTATGCAACACATTCTGACATTGAAGTGTTATACTTACTTACCACGGGTAAAGAAGCGCGCGGGTATGATATCGTACGCGAAACATGGAAAACACTCTTTGCCAAAGGCTTGGATTTTGAGAAAGCATGGCGTTTGGCATTGCATGATGGCGTTGTCGGTGATACGGCTACGGCCCCTGTAACCGTCAAAATGGACGCTAAAGCCGCGAGCGCATTTGTTGCAAAAAATGCGTTGCCGTCAGGATCTGCGGATGCCAATAACTTAGAAATCGTTTTCTATGCATCGTCCGCTACTTTCGACGGTCGTTTTGCTAACAACGGTTGGCTGCAAGAATTGCCGGATCCGGTGACGAAAATCACGTGGGATAATGCGGCCATCATGAGCCACAAAACAGCAGAAGCGCTCAAAGTCAAAAATATTCTCGGCGAAGGTAAAAATCACCAGCCGATGATTCGATTGAAATATCAAGGGCAGACGTTGGAACTTCCCGTATGGGTTCAACCCGGTCATGCGGATTATTCTATCGCTGTCGCTTTAGGATACGGACGCCAATCGGCCGGCCGCGTAGGTAATGGCGTAGGCGCCGATACGTATGCACTGCGCACATCCGCCGCCATGGATTTTGATCTCGGCTTGACAGCGGAGAAACTGTCCAAAACGTATTTGATCGCAACCGTGCAGGATCACGGTGGATTTGATACGGACGCGCTTGCTGATAATGAAATTCAACGTCGTATCCCGACCATTATCCGGGAAGCGACGATCGAAGAGTACAAAAAAGATCCGAATTTTATTACCAGCGGTCGTACGCCCGGTGAAAAAGAATTGTACGGAAAAGACGGCAAGCCGATTTCGATCATGAATATGCACGAATATGGCCCGGAACGATTTGAAAAAGGCGAGTGGAATAAAAAATATCAATGGGGTATGTCCATTGACCTCAATGCCTGCACGGGTTGTAACGCGTGTATGATCGCTTGCCAAAGCGAAAACAATATTCCCGTTGTCGGTAAGGAAGAAGTGGCCAAGGGCCGCGAAATGCACTGGATTCGATTGGATCGTTACTATATCGGTAAAGATGTGAACGAACCGGAAATGCAGTTCCAGCCGATCGCTTGCCAGCACTGCGAAACCGCGCCGTGCGAACAGGTATGCCCTGTCGCTGCGACAGTACACGATAGCGAAGGTCTCAACGTAATGGTGTACAACCGTTGTGTCGGAACCCGATATTGCGCCAATAACTGTCCCTACAAAGTACGTCGTTTCAATTTCCTCGAATTTCATGCCGGTACGTCCGGATTTATGGAATCGAAACCGATCGAATCCCTCAAATTGGGCAAAAACCCCGATGTGACGGTGCGTATGCGCGGTGTGATGGAAAAATGTACGTATTGCGTGCAGCGTATCAGCGGTGCCCGTATCGCGGCGAAGAAAGAAGACCGCGATATCCGCGACGGCGAAGTCGTTACGGCATGCCAGCAAAGCTGCCCGACGGGAGCCATCGTTTTTGGCAATATCAACGATCCCGAAAGCAAGGTGTCTAAGATGAAAGCCATGAACCGCAAATATGAAGTGTTGGCCGAACTCAATGTTCGTCCGCGCACGAGCTTCCTGGCGAAGCTGAAAAATCCGAATCCGGAATTAACAAAAAACGCTTAA
- the nrfD gene encoding polysulfide reductase NrfD, protein MASSGFLLLLIAITYLLFEGTGIWGITNPVGWGLAIVNFVFWVGIGHAGTLISAILFLFRQKWRTSINRFAEAMTIFAVICALLFPGIHVGRMWATYWFAPVPNQMGMWPNFRSPLLWDFFAVGTYFTVSLIFWYVGLIPDLASLRDRAKTRVRQVVLGFLSLGWRGGNKQWKHYEMAYLILAGISTPLVLSVHSIVSTDFATSIIPGWHTTIFPPYFVAGAIFSGFAMVMTLAIVARKAYKLENIITLYHLENMNKIMLLTGMMVGYAYSCEFFIAWYSGNMYERFAFINRAFGPYWWSYFSMIFCNVVVPQIFWSKKLRRNITVMFIASIFINIGMWFERFVIIVTLSRDYLPSSWDYYSPTMWDWFTFLGSFGLFFTLFLLFLRFVPMIAMAEVKGVLPQADPHHHNGKH, encoded by the coding sequence ATGGCCAGCTCCGGCTTTCTGCTCCTGCTGATCGCGATCACGTACCTGCTTTTTGAAGGTACGGGTATCTGGGGTATCACCAATCCTGTCGGTTGGGGTCTTGCGATCGTAAACTTCGTGTTTTGGGTCGGTATCGGTCACGCCGGTACGCTGATCTCTGCGATTCTTTTCCTTTTTCGTCAAAAATGGCGTACGTCCATCAACCGTTTTGCGGAGGCGATGACGATTTTCGCCGTTATCTGCGCGCTCTTATTCCCGGGTATTCACGTCGGGCGTATGTGGGCGACGTATTGGTTCGCACCGGTTCCTAATCAGATGGGGATGTGGCCTAACTTCCGCAGCCCGCTGTTGTGGGACTTTTTCGCCGTCGGTACGTATTTTACCGTGTCCCTGATTTTCTGGTATGTCGGCTTGATACCGGATTTGGCCAGTTTGCGTGATCGCGCCAAAACGCGCGTTCGTCAGGTTGTGCTCGGTTTCCTGTCGCTCGGCTGGCGCGGCGGTAATAAACAGTGGAAACATTATGAAATGGCGTATTTGATTCTCGCCGGTATTTCCACACCGCTGGTACTCTCTGTGCACAGTATCGTTTCTACCGACTTCGCGACGTCGATCATTCCCGGATGGCATACGACGATATTTCCTCCGTACTTCGTCGCCGGCGCTATTTTCTCCGGCTTCGCCATGGTAATGACACTTGCGATCGTAGCGCGTAAGGCATATAAGCTCGAAAACATCATCACGTTATACCACTTGGAGAACATGAATAAGATCATGCTCCTCACGGGTATGATGGTCGGCTATGCGTACAGTTGCGAATTTTTCATCGCATGGTACAGCGGTAATATGTATGAACGATTTGCATTTATCAATCGCGCTTTCGGACCGTATTGGTGGTCGTATTTCAGTATGATTTTCTGTAACGTCGTCGTACCGCAGATTTTCTGGTCAAAGAAATTACGTCGCAATATCACGGTGATGTTTATAGCTTCGATCTTCATCAATATCGGTATGTGGTTTGAGCGTTTTGTGATCATCGTGACTTTGTCACGTGACTATCTGCCTTCCAGCTGGGATTATTATTCGCCCACGATGTGGGATTGGTTTACATTCCTAGGATCCTTCGGGTTATTCTTTACGCTCTTCCTGCTTTTCTTGCGCTTTGTGCCGATGATCGCCATGGCTGAAGTCAAGGGTGTACTGCCGCAGGCGGATCCGCATCATCACAACGGAAAACATTAA
- the coxB gene encoding cytochrome c oxidase subunit II, producing the protein MNDFWMPPAHSTVAHEIDSLFYFIYYCSVFFFVAVVGAMTYFAFKYKRKAHEMTEPAAHNNTLEITWTVIPTILCLVVFVLGFRGYMKMNVVPKDALEIKATGQKWFWSFDYPSGATTVNDIVIPVGKPVKLLMSSKDVIHSFYVAEFRTKRDVLPNRYSIIWFEATQADTFLIQCTEYCGTSHSEMIGKVIAVSETDYNKWLEANSNPGEGLTPEAYGEKLYTTKACITCHSLDGKPGSGPSWKAIFGKPEKMTDGSSVTVDENYLRESILNPQAKIVAGYQPVMPTYQGILKDREIDAIIAYIKTLK; encoded by the coding sequence ATGAATGATTTTTGGATGCCACCCGCGCATTCGACGGTTGCGCATGAGATTGACAGTCTCTTCTATTTCATTTATTACTGTTCTGTCTTTTTCTTTGTGGCTGTCGTCGGCGCGATGACTTACTTTGCGTTTAAATACAAACGTAAAGCGCATGAAATGACCGAACCTGCAGCGCATAATAATACGCTGGAAATCACGTGGACCGTGATTCCGACGATTTTGTGCCTCGTGGTTTTCGTGTTGGGTTTTCGCGGCTACATGAAGATGAATGTGGTTCCGAAGGATGCGCTTGAAATCAAAGCGACCGGACAAAAATGGTTTTGGTCTTTTGATTATCCTTCCGGTGCTACGACGGTAAACGACATTGTCATCCCGGTCGGAAAACCGGTCAAACTTCTGATGTCCTCCAAAGATGTAATCCATAGTTTTTATGTTGCAGAATTTCGTACCAAACGCGACGTATTGCCCAACCGCTATTCCATCATATGGTTTGAAGCGACGCAAGCCGATACATTCTTGATTCAGTGTACCGAATATTGCGGTACGAGCCATTCGGAAATGATTGGCAAAGTAATTGCGGTAAGTGAAACAGATTACAATAAATGGCTCGAAGCCAATAGCAATCCGGGCGAAGGCTTGACTCCCGAAGCCTACGGTGAAAAACTGTATACAACCAAAGCATGTATTACATGCCATAGCTTGGACGGTAAACCCGGTTCAGGTCCCAGTTGGAAAGCGATCTTTGGTAAACCCGAAAAAATGACCGACGGCTCGAGCGTGACGGTTGATGAAAATTATTTGCGTGAATCCATACTAAACCCGCAAGCCAAAATCGTGGCCGGTTATCAACCGGTGATGCCGACGTACCAAGGCATTCTGAAAGACCGTGAGATTGACGCGATCATCGCTTATATCAAAACTCTTAAATAG
- a CDS encoding cytochrome c: MKSSKIWSTTVIVAVMALSACQGRPSEEPPIHLNPNMDSQPKYKAQSKSDFFADGMSMRTPPEGTVARGQLREDAAYYMGRDEKGNLVKENPVPVTMALLHRGQERFNIYCSPCHGQTGLGNGIVVQRGMLPPPNFHDERLLKVEDGHFFDVMTNGIRNMSSYKSQVPVADRWAITAYIRALQRTHTASLEDVPQEKRKDLK; this comes from the coding sequence ATGAAATCTTCAAAAATTTGGTCCACGACGGTGATTGTAGCGGTGATGGCGCTGAGTGCTTGCCAGGGTCGTCCCTCGGAAGAACCGCCTATTCACTTGAACCCCAACATGGACAGTCAGCCTAAATACAAGGCGCAGTCTAAGAGTGATTTTTTTGCCGACGGCATGTCTATGCGTACGCCGCCGGAAGGAACGGTCGCTCGCGGGCAACTGCGTGAAGACGCCGCTTACTATATGGGGCGCGACGAAAAAGGAAACCTTGTCAAAGAAAATCCGGTGCCGGTGACGATGGCGTTGCTTCATCGCGGTCAAGAACGTTTTAATATTTATTGTTCGCCGTGTCATGGTCAGACCGGATTGGGCAACGGGATCGTCGTACAGCGGGGTATGTTACCGCCGCCTAATTTTCACGATGAACGGTTACTCAAAGTCGAAGACGGTCATTTTTTTGATGTCATGACCAACGGTATCCGTAACATGTCTTCCTACAAAAGCCAAGTACCGGTAGCGGATCGCTGGGCTATCACGGCCTATATCCGTGCCCTCCAGCGTACGCATACGGCGTCTCTGGAAGATGTTCCACAAGAAAAACGTAAGGACTTGAAGTAA
- the ctaD gene encoding cytochrome c oxidase subunit I has product MSATVTEKNVSSASTGMPEHHFLNSPKGLKSWLLTLDHKRIGVMYLFGIMTMFFIGGVFALLVRLELMSPGEDIMGKDAYNKMFTLHGAVMVFLFIVPSIPAIIGNIILPLQIGAKDVAFPRLNLASWYVYLAGSMFAIYSMITGGVDTGWTFYTPYSNTSNTSVISMTTAVLILGFSSIFTGLNFIVTVHKLRAPGMTWFKMPLMVWGIYATALIQVLATPVLAITVVLLMLEKMWHIGIFDPAMGGDPVLFQHFFWFYSHPAVYIMILPGMAIISELVAAFSHKNMFGYRFVAFSSLAIALLSFLVWGHHMFVSGQSELSAVIFSFLTFFVGVPSGIKIFNWLTTMYKGSISFSAPMLWTFSFLFLFTIGGLTGIFLGTLSVDIHLHDTYFVVAHFHYVMMGGTVMALMGGLHYWWPKIWGRMYNEFWARISVLLVFIGFNLTFFTQFVMGSRGMPRRYWTYQDQFTSLHGFSSIGAFVIGAGFLIMAFYLIHSIFKGKPSGNNPWGALTLEWTTSSPPPHHNFDQTPIAVNGPYDYDKVKAEITYEPNIPKAKV; this is encoded by the coding sequence ATGTCTGCGACAGTGACGGAAAAAAATGTGAGTTCAGCGTCTACAGGGATGCCTGAGCATCACTTTTTAAACAGCCCGAAAGGGTTGAAGTCTTGGTTGTTGACGCTGGATCACAAGCGCATCGGGGTGATGTACCTTTTTGGTATCATGACGATGTTCTTTATCGGCGGTGTATTCGCATTGCTTGTACGCCTCGAACTGATGAGTCCGGGCGAAGACATCATGGGCAAAGACGCTTACAATAAAATGTTTACACTGCACGGTGCCGTGATGGTGTTTCTTTTTATCGTGCCGTCAATTCCCGCAATTATCGGTAATATCATTCTGCCGTTGCAGATTGGTGCAAAAGACGTAGCGTTCCCGCGTCTCAATTTAGCAAGTTGGTACGTATATCTTGCCGGTTCGATGTTTGCTATTTATTCGATGATTACCGGCGGCGTGGATACAGGTTGGACATTTTATACACCGTATAGCAATACCAGTAATACGTCTGTTATTTCTATGACGACCGCCGTATTGATCCTTGGTTTCTCGTCCATTTTTACCGGTCTTAATTTTATCGTCACGGTACACAAACTGCGTGCGCCGGGCATGACATGGTTCAAAATGCCTTTGATGGTATGGGGTATTTATGCGACGGCATTGATTCAGGTATTGGCTACGCCGGTGCTTGCGATCACGGTCGTTCTCCTCATGTTGGAAAAAATGTGGCATATCGGTATTTTTGATCCGGCTATGGGCGGTGATCCGGTGTTATTTCAGCACTTCTTCTGGTTCTATTCGCATCCTGCCGTATACATTATGATCTTGCCGGGTATGGCGATCATTTCGGAACTGGTGGCTGCGTTCTCGCATAAAAACATGTTCGGTTATCGTTTCGTAGCGTTTTCGTCATTGGCGATAGCGCTGTTGTCTTTCCTCGTATGGGGACACCACATGTTTGTCAGCGGGCAATCGGAATTGTCGGCCGTGATTTTCTCGTTCCTTACGTTCTTCGTCGGTGTGCCGTCGGGTATTAAGATATTCAATTGGCTTACGACGATGTATAAAGGCTCAATCAGTTTTTCAGCGCCGATGCTGTGGACATTTTCATTTTTATTCTTATTTACGATCGGCGGCCTTACCGGTATTTTCTTGGGAACGCTGTCTGTGGATATCCATTTACATGATACGTACTTCGTCGTGGCGCACTTTCACTACGTGATGATGGGCGGTACGGTGATGGCGCTGATGGGCGGCTTGCACTACTGGTGGCCCAAAATCTGGGGTCGCATGTACAATGAATTCTGGGCACGCATTTCCGTATTGTTGGTTTTCATCGGCTTCAATTTGACCTTCTTTACTCAATTTGTTATGGGTTCCCGCGGTATGCCGCGTCGTTACTGGACATACCAAGATCAATTCACTTCGTTGCACGGTTTTTCGTCCATCGGTGCGTTTGTGATCGGAGCAGGATTTTTGATCATGGCGTTTTATTTAATTCACTCCATATTCAAAGGCAAACCGTCGGGTAATAATCCTTGGGGCGCTCTGACATTGGAATGGACCACGAGTTCACCGCCGCCGCATCATAATTTTGATCAGACGCCGATCGCTGTCAATGGCCCGTACGACTATGACAAGGTCAAGGCGGAAATCACATATGAACCGAATATCCCAAAAGCGAAAGTATAA
- a CDS encoding DUF3341 domain-containing protein: MSASKEKQTDEVAIVLAEFDGPATLIEAAKKMRDAGYKAFDCHSPFPVHGMDQAMGLARSPLAKICFVIAMSAVLGMAYFTYWLSFDYKLVISGKPLFSYVAYVPPVYAVGILTCALTAVVGMMVLNGLPQPYHPLFNSDNFARVTQDGFFVSVESTDPQYDEAKVKSLLASLGGTNVEVVKG; encoded by the coding sequence ATGAGTGCATCAAAAGAAAAACAAACAGATGAAGTCGCAATCGTTTTGGCCGAATTTGACGGCCCGGCGACATTGATCGAAGCTGCCAAAAAAATGCGGGACGCCGGATATAAAGCGTTTGACTGCCATTCACCGTTCCCGGTGCACGGCATGGATCAGGCGATGGGTTTAGCGCGTTCCCCTTTGGCTAAAATATGTTTCGTCATCGCGATGAGCGCCGTACTCGGTATGGCGTACTTCACATATTGGCTCAGCTTTGATTACAAATTGGTTATTTCCGGCAAACCGCTATTCAGCTATGTTGCGTACGTCCCTCCGGTATATGCGGTCGGCATTTTGACATGCGCATTGACGGCGGTAGTCGGCATGATGGTACTCAATGGTCTTCCGCAGCCGTACCATCCGCTGTTTAATTCGGATAATTTTGCTCGCGTTACGCAAGATGGGTTCTTTGTAAGCGTGGAATCCACCGATCCGCAGTATGACGAGGCCAAAGTCAAATCCCTTCTGGCGTCGCTTGGCGGCACCAATGTGGAAGTTGTCAAAGGATAA
- a CDS encoding protoheme IX farnesyltransferase: MKEILKSYLTLTKPTIMLLVVFTGATALIVEGSFLHEPVKFILVLVGLYLTGGCANGLNQFFERDIDAKMERTKSRRPLPGGILSPMHALIFCSIIGISGVILFAVVFNWLTAILSLATILFYSFFYTLYLKPNTSQNIVIGGAAGAMAPVGAWAAATNTMAPAPWIMFLIVFFWTPPHFWALALFCKNDYIKAKLPMMPVVKGDDSTLRQMFYYSLVLVVTTLALIFFKSGWIYAVTAIILGFFFVKKAYDAMKYKTEKIIRGLFGYSIVYLFALFLAMIVDSLVA, translated from the coding sequence ATGAAAGAAATCCTGAAATCTTATCTGACACTGACCAAACCGACGATTATGTTGCTGGTTGTTTTTACGGGCGCGACGGCATTAATCGTTGAAGGCAGTTTCTTACATGAGCCGGTGAAATTTATTCTCGTACTGGTGGGTTTGTATTTAACCGGCGGTTGCGCCAACGGACTGAATCAGTTTTTTGAACGCGATATTGATGCAAAAATGGAGCGTACCAAAAGCCGCCGCCCGTTGCCGGGCGGAATCCTGAGCCCGATGCACGCGCTGATTTTTTGCTCGATTATCGGTATCTCCGGCGTGATTCTCTTCGCCGTGGTTTTCAACTGGCTCACGGCCATCTTATCTTTAGCGACTATTTTATTTTACAGTTTCTTTTATACCCTTTATCTCAAGCCCAATACGTCACAGAATATCGTTATCGGCGGTGCGGCAGGGGCGATGGCCCCGGTCGGTGCATGGGCCGCTGCGACCAATACAATGGCACCGGCGCCGTGGATCATGTTTCTGATCGTGTTTTTTTGGACGCCGCCGCATTTTTGGGCGTTGGCACTGTTTTGTAAAAACGATTATATCAAAGCCAAATTACCGATGATGCCCGTCGTCAAAGGCGATGACAGTACACTCCGTCAAATGTTTTATTATTCTCTCGTGCTGGTAGTTACCACACTGGCTCTTATTTTCTTCAAATCCGGTTGGATTTATGCCGTTACGGCGATTATCCTCGGTTTCTTCTTTGTAAAAAAAGCGTACGACGCTATGAAATATAAAACTGAAAAAATCATTCGCGGTCTTTTTGGTTATTCCATTGTGTATCTTTTTGCGCTTTTTTTGGCCATGATAGTGGACAGTCTCGTCGCTTAA
- a CDS encoding SCO family protein, whose translation MRLRSLLCITVLLQYVCSTLDAQVILEKNQDPELQKIDVIEHLGDTVPMNLQFKDEHGTIVQLSDYFEKGKPIVLTMAYYRCPMLCTMVLNAKAEAVKQLAWLPGREFQMLTVSIDPNETPVLASNKKDTYLKFLDKPGIQDGWHFLVGDSSQSKALADALGFKYFYDENRKEYAHPAVVFVITEKGIVSRYLYGIRFAERDMRLALMEASEGKIGSTIDRIIMYCFHYDPNAKGYVVMATNVMKLGGLVTLVVLGVFLTVMWRRDKTRSIQ comes from the coding sequence ATGCGATTACGATCGCTACTTTGTATAACTGTTCTTTTACAATATGTATGTTCTACGCTGGACGCGCAGGTGATTCTGGAAAAGAATCAGGATCCCGAATTGCAAAAAATAGATGTGATCGAACATCTGGGGGATACCGTCCCGATGAATTTGCAATTTAAAGATGAGCACGGAACGATAGTGCAATTGTCGGACTACTTCGAAAAAGGTAAACCGATCGTTCTTACGATGGCTTATTATCGCTGTCCGATGTTATGTACGATGGTGCTCAACGCGAAAGCCGAGGCCGTCAAACAATTAGCATGGTTACCCGGGCGTGAATTTCAAATGCTAACCGTAAGCATAGATCCCAATGAAACACCGGTACTGGCGTCGAATAAAAAAGACACCTACCTGAAGTTTCTTGATAAGCCCGGCATTCAGGATGGCTGGCATTTTTTGGTCGGCGATTCGTCGCAGTCCAAAGCATTGGCGGATGCACTGGGGTTCAAATATTTTTACGATGAAAATCGGAAAGAATATGCACATCCGGCGGTAGTCTTTGTGATCACCGAAAAAGGCATAGTTTCCCGTTATTTGTATGGGATACGATTCGCTGAGCGCGATATGCGATTGGCGCTGATGGAAGCGTCCGAAGGAAAAATAGGAAGTACGATTGACCGCATCATCATGTACTGTTTCCATTATGACCCAAATGCCAAAGGTTATGTGGTCATGGCAACAAATGTGATGAAGTTAGGCGGGTTGGTCACGCTGGTCGTGTTGGGTGTTTTTTTAACGGTGATGTGGCGTCGCGATAAAACACGAAGTATTCAATAA
- a CDS encoding ammonia-forming cytochrome c nitrite reductase subunit c552 has translation MAQIFPKRANKTPILAAAALGFLGMAVTGFFWYYGSPKFTDVGYRPVQPVPYSHKLHAGDLGMDCRYCHVGVETAAAAMVPPTATCMNCHKLVLPQSEKLLPVRESFANNTPIQWVKVHKIPDYAYFNHSIHVNRGVGCESCHGNIAQEEVVQQRQPLSMSWCLDCHRNPDQHLRDLQSGVKVTDMNWTPPADQAKFAARIKQEKKIAPPEDCSGCHR, from the coding sequence GTGGCTCAGATATTCCCAAAAAGGGCAAACAAGACTCCGATTTTAGCTGCCGCCGCTTTGGGATTTTTGGGTATGGCCGTGACCGGTTTTTTCTGGTACTACGGTTCGCCTAAATTTACCGATGTAGGCTACAGGCCTGTACAACCTGTTCCGTACAGTCACAAATTGCATGCAGGTGATCTCGGCATGGACTGCCGGTATTGCCACGTAGGTGTTGAAACCGCCGCGGCTGCCATGGTGCCGCCGACGGCTACGTGTATGAACTGTCACAAACTTGTTCTGCCGCAAAGTGAAAAACTTTTGCCCGTGCGAGAGAGTTTTGCCAACAATACGCCGATTCAATGGGTCAAAGTTCACAAGATCCCTGATTATGCGTACTTCAATCACAGCATTCACGTCAATCGCGGCGTGGGCTGCGAATCCTGTCACGGCAATATCGCGCAGGAAGAAGTGGTCCAGCAGCGTCAACCCCTCAGTATGAGCTGGTGTCTGGACTGCCATCGTAATCCCGATCAGCATCTCCGCGATCTTCAAAGCGGAGTCAAAGTAACGGATATGAATTGGACCCCGCCGGCCGATCAAGCCAAGTTTGCTGCACGTATCAAACAAGAGAAAAAAATTGCACCCCCAGAAGATTGTTCAGGATGTCACCGATGA